Part of the Fusobacterium perfoetens genome is shown below.
TGATACATAAATTCTCTATTAGGAATTTCAGAGATAATCTCTTTATTGTTTGAAACAACTATAGTATCAATTGCTGGAACTACAGTATCACAAGCACCATATTTTTCTGCAAACTCTATATTCTCATTTAATATTCTTGATGTTATAAAAGGTCTTACAGCATCATGAGTAACTATTATATTATTTTCATTTTCTCCAAATTTATTTTCAATATCGCTAACTATATTCATAATAGTATCGTTTCTATCTTTTCCACCTGAAACTAAAACTATTCTTTTCTTATTATCTTCATCTAGTATATATTTATTGATTAAATCTTCCATGTATAAAATCCAATCTTTATGAGTTCCTATATATACATAATCAAATTTTTGACAAAGTAACATTTTTTGTAGTGTATGAATAATTATTGGTTTATCTCCCAATAATAAAAATTGTTTTGGCATATCAGCAATATTCATTCTTGAACCGATACCACCAGCTAAGATTGCTCCAAATATCATTTTTCTTCCTCCCATAGTCCTACTTCTTTTAAAACTCTTTCTGTTGAATTTCCATCAAAAGGATTAAAGAAATATCTAGCAAATTTTTCTATTCTTTCCAAATCCCATTCTTTATTTATAATTGAATTAACTACTTCATCTGTTGTATAGTTTATTTTGTTAGGAATAAAATCATAATAATTATAATAAAATCC
Proteins encoded:
- a CDS encoding 2-C-methyl-D-erythritol 4-phosphate cytidylyltransferase; this translates as MIFGAILAGGIGSRMNIADMPKQFLLLGDKPIIIHTLQKMLLCQKFDYVYIGTHKDWILYMEDLINKYILDEDNKKRIVLVSGGKDRNDTIMNIVSDIENKFGENENNIIVTHDAVRPFITSRILNENIEFAEKYGACDTVVPAIDTIVVSNNKEIISEIPNREFMYQGQTPQSFKISILKKLYNELSEDEKKILTDACKICVVKNYPVYLVKGEISNLKITTPSDYKIAQAMIGGNLID